In the genome of Brachypodium distachyon strain Bd21 chromosome 3, Brachypodium_distachyon_v3.0, whole genome shotgun sequence, the window GCTCACTTGTAAATGCCAACGAGAAGAATGTCGTATAGGAGCGTGGAGTTCCCGGGAATGTTGCAGTCCCCTGTTAAGTTAGGCGTTACGATGTCTGAATCTGAATTCATGTGCAGTCTGTTTACCGACACTAGCTAGTCTAAAAATGGCCGAGTTTCCCAGATAAAAGAAGTCTGGTCGGTATGGTTTCTGCAAGTCAAGTCCAATGGCATAGTCCTCAAACAGATGCACGTATCTAACTTTTTACTCTGGCCTCTAATTTCCTGAACCGAAAACTAGCTTGGTCTTTCATTTACCTGAGAAGCAGCCTGCTGGTTCAGGCCCGTACGCCAAAATCGGAGGAATCATAAGCTTACGCTTCCCACCTGTATCAGCAATGCAATAAAAAGACACAACAATGACTTGGCATAGGAGTGAAGAGATTCTAGTGCTTGTGATATGCAGCAAGTTTCTGAAACTCTGACAGTACCGACGAGCATGGgtggcacgccgccgccgccgccgatcccCTGCTGAAGCCCTCGGAGGATCTGCGAACGATCACAATGTGCTCAAATAAGAGTTGTGCCAGCCTGCAATAGACACATATTGCAGTGAGCAAACAAATAGTTTCGCACCTTGCCGGCGCCGATGCGCATCGTGAGCGGCCGGCCGCGCTTGTAGCTGCTGTCGAACACTGTCCCGTCGGGGAACCTCGCAGTGTAATGTATCTAGTGAGAACCATcgagagagagtgagaaaaCGGACTAATAACACTGTAATCAAGCTCCTGATACAAGCAGCGAGATTTTTTATAGGGGGTCTGACATTGATGAGCTCGCCGCGCTGGGGCTGCACGCCGGTGCCGACGGCGACGTCGCAGTAGCCGAGCCCGGACTTGACGAAGCCCATGTCGCAGAGCCGCTCCCCGACAGTCGCGTAGTACTCGATGCGCGTCGCCCCGGCGCTCCCGGCCGCGCCGAGCAGCGCGCCCGCGGACGCGAGGAACCCCGCGGCCAGCACGCCCCTCcttccccgcgccgccgggagCGCACCGTGGCACGAAGACGTGGATGCGGacccggaggaggaggaggaggaggagttgcAGGGAGCGACGGCGAGGGGTCTGACGCTGGGcctggcggcgacggcgggtgAGGGGAttggggcggaggaggccatgggggcgagcgaggaggaggagatagGAGGCGGCAGCATGATTATCCCCAAACTGTGGCTGCGAAGCAAAGGCGCGCGCGAGGGGAAcgggcagaggaggaaggagaccCTCGGGTCGTTATACGGGGCGAGAAGAGAACGCGCGACTcgccgggccgggccgcctGCGTGCGTGGGCTCTCTCTCAGTTTTCCTTTCCCTCCAAGGAAAAATGCTTCGTGTTGGGCTGCCTCCTGGGCTGTTACGCGAGCGAAATTCGAGCCCACCAAACCCAACCCGTGCCGGGCCGTGGATTTTCGACCCGACGAGACGTGGTTTTGGCAAATGGGCCAAGCGGGAGATCGGAGCAACTGACATGGTCTCCGGTGCACTTTTGCCGTATACGAGatgccctaaaaaaaagaagaaaaaaacagtacGGGCAGGGCACCAGCTGGCGACATGCCAGGCCAGCGGCGCGGCACCTGGCAGCACTAGCGGCGGAGCAAATGGGAAGCGCACGTGGAAAAGATGGTCGTTGGTTGTTGCCGTTGTACGGCGTCGCGTTTGTCGAGACCAGCTTTCCGACAAACACACATGTCACGTACAGCCTCGTGACCGGACACCTGGGTCTCCGGGACGCCTTCTTCtggccttctcttcttcaGTGCCAcgccgcccctgctgctgcttcttctttcgGATCTGTTCTGGTCGAAGGGTTGTGAGGAAACGAACAGAAAATGCTGAGTTAATTTAGATGATATACTTGTGTTGCCGAAGATCAAATCCGCAACATActcgaaagaaaaaggagcCATGCGAACTGTGACGATGGAGACTTGTGTTTGATTCAAAGGCGGCAGACGAGCAAACTGCACATATACGCATGCCTCTTGAGTCTTGACTCTTGAACCAGAAGAAAAGGCAAAGATGCATGCGAGACCAAGCACAAGCACGAGCACGCATGGTCGTGGAATATTAATTTTGCTAAGAAGCTACGGTTCCACCTGGAATTGGTTACTTCAGAAGCTACATAAAACCAACAACACAAACCAACGACCTTTTCAGAAGTAAACAATCTACGACAGTCGACAGCAGATATCACTCCCCAATAATTTGTGCCATCAGCAAACAGAGGCCGGGCAGAAACCCTTCGATGTTACGGCGACACATTGCaaatacaaaaaaagaaacgagCCACTTTTGCTCTTCCCCAAAAGTGCACGCACATGGGACCTGAATACACCTGCTACCGTGGATTCTACATCCATTTCTTTactgcctctctctctctttctcggCCAAGAACCTGTCGTCGTCCAGCTTCCAATGGCAGCGTACTGCAGAAACTTTTTTTAATCAGAAGCCGGTAGTACATGTGAGAACATCCTGCGATCTGCTGTTTAGAATTAAGTAACTTGTGGAGTAGTAGTAAGAAGATGCAAAAGGAGGGTCCCTGTCTCCCGGACTGCAAACCACAGCAACCATGAGTAGTACACAATGCAATAGCATGGGCACAAACTAATTAAAAGGCTATTATTTGTGCGATGTGCTGTACTGTTAGCCGTGGTACTTACATTGGTACTCTGCCGTGATCTCATGATTCATCCCGTCGCGGCCGTCATATTACTGCCGCGACAACTCCTAACAATAATTTGACAACTGCTTTGTCCATGGCGTTTCTGCGTGTCCTGTTATGGAGAAATTATAATCATCATTGTACGGTGTTCTTATGAAGTACTTCCTCTGCtcctaaaacaacgacaagaacttagtgacggagggagtatatacgGAGATCCGGAGAGATTGAAGTGTGCAACACCCGGCCGAATTGTGACTTTAGGTGACAGGCCGGCGCCTGGCTGTGAAAGCCATGGATCACCACCCAACGTCGTGCGCTACGTTTCGATCGACCAAGGACGACGTCGACAGTGCAGGCAATTCGTGTACCGTCGGGAGATTGCAACATGTATAGATTAGACAGACAACAATGATAATGTGGGAGTGGTACCAAGTGAGAGAGGAATACACATGTCGCCAGTTTGGAAGCTTCACCGTCAGAGAGAGACCAGACACCAGAGGAGCGTGCCACGTGTAGCCAGGACCAGGACGGACGTGTACAAGCTTCGGCTTGGGGCTTAGCTAGGTGTAAAGAAACGTCAGGGTGTCAGATcgagaagacgaagaagaagctgtgAAGTGTGTGCTGAAAGAGTTGGATGAGAGCGACGATGACATGTTCTATTCATAGGCGGATGATCATACGCTTGCTTGGAGTTTTGACACGTACGCCATGTGACCGGGCCGCAGGTTTCCATGTCAGCGAAGCTAAGGCTCCTAGGCTAGGGATAGCTGGGTGTGGTGGTCGTTGCCGCCGAATCTTGCCGGAAAACGATGCTGCTGTGCTGCCGATGCACATGCTGTCCGTCCTTGGCGTAGACCTACGTTCCGTCACGTCAAGTCAAGTCGTGTGAGAATTACTTATCTCGACTTCATCTCGGTGTGGTCTCGGCGTTGAAACCAAGCTACGGCGCCGAATGGAGTGGCCATCTCGGTTCCGTACATCTCCTCTTCTTGCTTCTGCCGCCGGGCGATAGCCGATCGATGATGCATATACTGCGTTCGATTCCGACCAAAGGACAAATTTAAAAATAGACACCGTACATTTCATTGCAGGGTACCCTCAGACACCCTTGTTTATGGCAGACTCGAGTTGGACGTCCGACACGTTCCTTGGGACCTTTACCCCAGCGGCGGTTGTCCGCTCCGCAGGCCCCTGCGGAATTGATTGCACCTAGACTGATGATGAGATCACGGGtgcagctgccgccgctgcctctgGACCTGGACCGGACCACCGTCTAGAATTAATCCGCAAACGCTCTTGGCTTGACCGCTCTTCTGTCTCCATCTCATCTTCCCCATGCCAGGCCCATTGTCAAATTCTTCTCAAGAACCTGCAGCCTGCTCTTTCAATccagaaaaggaaacaaaacaaaatccctCCTCCTCAAGAATCTCGCCGCCTTATCAAGTTATCAGCGCTTGTCAGGCTATCACCTCGATCGGCATATGCAGCAGAAGCTGCACTTCTTGCTTATCACCATTTCGACAAGATAAAAAAGGGATTAAAACACGATGCAATTCGATGTCGCAGATCAAAGTTTTCCCTGACTAAACATCCCAGTTCGAATTCGATCGGTTCATGCAAGGCGGACTCGATCCCAagactagctagctaagctggCTGTATACACGGACGGTTTAGACATCAAACATGTCCCACGGCACATGCCTGCGAGGAGCTACTGGTACTATAATAATCAAGCTAATGGATCGAATCGGCGCTCTTCCAATTGCACTTTCCAGCTGCCGGCTatgcggcggccacggcgtcCCCGCCGTCGggtccggcggcggaggacggggGTGGCGCCTCCCTGATGGACGTCAGGGAGCAGTTTTGTTCCATCAGCTCGTCCTTCTCGATCTGCCGCTCCCTGCACTCGTGGCTGCAGAACGCCACCTCGCCCCTGCACGACACGCACAACAACAAAGGAATTCACTTCAGCTGGCAATCAATCATTCATGGCACAGACAGACATCTCTAACAACGGAGTATTATTTAAAACTCTGTGGTTGATCAGAGTTAGATGGTGCCGTCGAGTGACCCGAGTTTATACATGTCATAATCAAACAACAGCTGGATCGTATGATTGGCCGCTTAATTTTGTTTAATGCTCTGCTTAGCGGAGTACAGCAGTAGTATACAGTATAAAAGGATTTTTACGGGAGTATAAACTTGGTAAAGCAGACCAATAATATACCGGCACCAAATACTACGCCGGGTCGCGTCGAATATTCCTCTATTCCTCAGGCGAGAACTAGATTCTCAGATTCTTACTACAGTACTAACTAATCCACCCTGCCAAAATGAGGATCGATGGTAGAGTGCTTCTCTGAATTCACAAACAGGGAAGATCACAAATACTTGCCAAATTTTGATAAGCGAAACGAAAACAGATCGCAAAtacttccctaaaaaaacgAGGACGCAGCCACGAGATACATTACCAAAATTCGCATCTAATTAATGCGCAGATTTTCgtcaacaaaaaaattaatggGCAGAGAGAATCGTAAACAGCCAGCAACATGGCAAAGAAGATTCGATCTAGGCGCAGCCAGCCTTGACGTGGAAACCGAACGAGCGGCGCCGGCCGAACGAAATCACACCGCAGAGCAACATAGGAGAATGGTTGGAATTTAATGGGGGAAAAACAACAAGAAACAGTAAAAGCCACACGAAAGAGAAAACCGACGAGCATGCAAAGGATAAACGACAATTTGATTTCACGAGGCATTCCAACGCGAGGACCGAGTAAAAAAATAATCGAGAACGGGGTGACGAGACCTGTATATGTAGGTGTCCTTGCCGGGGCCGAGGTCCTTGCTGCAGAGGCCGCAGGCCATGAGGAACGCCGCCGTCTTCACCCCGGCGAGGTTCCGGGCGTCGGCCCTCCACGGCGAAGGGGCGCCGCCAACGGCGGGGCCCGTCccgcccacggcgccggcaGAGACAGAAGAAGAcggcccggcggcgccgccctcctGGCGCCCCTGCTTCGGCGCCGACGGCATGGACGCCATGCTGGTCGTCCGGCGCATCAGCAGGCTCCTCTGCCGCTTCCCGAGCATCTCGCCTGACCCGATTCGCgcctcgctcgctcgctcgcttcccctcttcctcctgtcAATCTCTGATTCGACGGCCTTTCTGCCCCGAGATTTGCAGAgaggagcgagagagagacTGGAGGGTGGGGAGAGGGGTTTTGGGGGGCATAAAAAGAGGCCCAGGGAAAGGGGAGCGTGGGATCTGGGCCGTTGGATCCCGGCTAGAATCACTTGGATGGTTCCGATATGATTGATTGTAGGAAGGGAACTTTGCTAGGTTTACTCGTCGCGCCGCCCCCAAAAGTATGTTACAACAATACTCCCGGTTCAGTTTCTTCTTTTGTGCTGTCAGCTACCCCGGCAACCCTGTGCCGTGTGCTGCGTATACGGATGGCTGAAAACTAAAACAGAAGGCAGGATAAAGGGAAACCTAATAAGGATGATGATGTATTAGCTTTATGATTACACACAAGGCAAGGCCACGTTATCATGATAAGCGTCATTGGAGTTTAGTCCAactgttctttttttgtttcagttcATTCATGTAGCCTTTGTTATCCGGTCCTGGTGCCACCGGAGTTCCGCAATTATTGGATCCCCGGTGTCACGGATGGTGCGACACATCTGAGGTTTCATACATTGTTGTAACCGTCGTATCCGGTTCCCGTGGCATCGGAGTTCCGCAATTATTGGACCGCTGGTGTTACGGATGGTGCAATACAGACGAGGCTTCATAAATTTTTGCTACGTGTACGTCACCTGTATCAATGGATCTGCGGTTGAGTTCTATCTACGTTTTATCCCTAAATAACGATGCGTTACGCTTCTTGTTTGGATTCACTCGCATCTTTTTTGGATGCCCTTTAATGAAGATTCGTAATGTGGCCGGATAGATCCACGTCGACGTGCATCTTACTTTTTTGTCGGATCGCTTGTGAGGCACGTCAAATACATTTGGCTTTGAGCAAAAGATACgaatcttgttttgttttgcatgCATCATGCTAAACCTTATAGCGGCAAAATATCGTCCCCAACAAGATGGGAAATAAAACATTATCCGTGTTGAAATTTATTGCATATAACAAATAACTCTATAGAGTATATGAGAGGAAGTTATGTTTTACTTATTCATTTCTAGCACACAAGCTTAACTGTGTCCTAAACTCGAAGTGCGATTTCTTTTTTACTCTCATTTGAATTATGGAAATTTGGTTGTCCTATACATACTTCTGCAAGAGAAAGAGGGGACAGGTTAATAATTGTTCCAACAAATGGAAAGATAAGCCGGAACTTTGAGCATTTCAACCTAAAACTATGGTACCAAAATTAAACCACATGATTTTAGCAACATGTAATCGCACTGCGCGGTTATCTATATCCGCAGTATCATTTTACATTGAATTGCGCTGCAAAATACATGGCAATTCTGTGTTGCATGCACGGTGGAAAACAGGAGACCAGAAAAGGGAAGTCCGAGGGTAATACCAGCAATGGGATAGTATATCTATGTAATATTTAACGGCAGGAGAGTTCCACGGTTATTAGATCGGTGACCCAACATAATGGCACAAGACATGTGAGGCTGCATAAATTGTTGCTAAGTAAGAGTAAGCGGTTTGTCTAGATCGGCGAAACCGCGGTGGggttttgtctattttgtccACCCCTAAAAGAAGGCACGTTATTTTGATGCACTTTGCGTCCTCTTTGGGAGCCCTTTGATTAAAGCTCGTGACGTGCTTAGATAGATGAACGTCCATATGGTCTTACTTTTCGTTGCACTATACTTATACTTAATGGGCACCTCAAATTAACATTTAGCTCCGAGCAAAGAAAAGCAGCACCTCTTGTTTTTATCTGCACGCGTCATCCTAAACGCCATGCTAGCAAAAATCTTTCCCCATGGATACGAAAAGCAGAAGCAACTTTTATGAAGTCTTCGAGACGGATCGAGCAATGTCTTTACTTATTCATGCATGTTTCTTCACAGTCATCCTCTAAACACTGCCTTATCCAAAAGAAATGCGCTAACCACCGAGTGCGATCAACATTTGCTTACTCATTTGAACCAGGGGCACGTCAAATACTTGTCTCCAAGCAAATAAAGCATGGGTACCCATCATAAAGTATTAGTACTCGTTTGAACCA includes:
- the LOC100845407 gene encoding uncharacterized protein LOC100845407, translated to MLGKRQRSLLMRRTTSMASMPSAPKQGRQEGGAAGPSSSVSAGAVGGTGPAVGGAPSPWRADARNLAGVKTAAFLMACGLCSKDLGPGKDTYIYRGEVAFCSHECRERQIEKDELMEQNCSLTSIREAPPPSSAAGPDGGDAVAAA
- the LOC100845099 gene encoding photosynthetic NDH subunit of lumenal location 4, chloroplastic, which encodes MLPPPISSSSLAPMASSAPIPSPAVAARPSVRPLAVAPCNSSSSSSSGSASTSSCHGALPAARGRRGVLAAGFLASAGALLGAAGSAGATRIEYYATVGERLCDMGFVKSGLGYCDVAVGTGVQPQRGELINIHYTARFPDGTVFDSSYKRGRPLTMRIGAGKILRGLQQGIGGGGGVPPMLVGGKRKLMIPPILAYGPEPAGCFSGDCNIPGNSTLLYDILLVGIYK